The Terriglobia bacterium genome window below encodes:
- a CDS encoding LysM peptidoglycan-binding domain-containing protein — MHRYWSFPIVGALTLSLLSCKTEETKPTAAAPPRQAMAPKLTAAPPPPPPKIQEPVQPKIDPVEALIAKVEKEYQAGLTNYNAGHLDAAKDNFDRAFDLLLQSGHDVRGNDRLQQEFDKLVEGVNNLEIVALQAGDGFTEQKAEPAPIDEANEVTFPVDPNIRARAEAEMKDTHSDLPLVINDEVARYISYFSSGGRGTLEHALTRAGRYREMILRILREEGVPQDLIYLAQAESGFHPLALSRAGARGMWQFMAGRASGYGLQRNWWLDDRQDPEKSTRAAAHHLKDLYNQFGDWYLAMAAYNSGPGTVQSAVQRTGYADFWQLYRRGVLPKETRNYVPIIVAVTIMAKNPAQYGLDHLTPEPPLKADRVEINYPVDLRLVAECVDSSVATLQELNPSLLRMTTPKDGSFSLALPAGTAEKFRHNIAAIPKDMRVWWRYHKVNRGETLAEVARQYRTTSTAIAQVNSLRDNDLEADSKLIIPVTPGRRTASGEAQVAYSKRPTSYKVRKGDTVLSIADDFSVPAEKIRKWNRLHGNQVRAGQTLRIYRPVAEPATARQMASNKTPKYKKASSLQASNGERLLHHKVKSGETLVSIANRYNTSVAALRRDNKISSLKAGDVLVIRTP; from the coding sequence ATGCATAGGTACTGGTCCTTTCCGATCGTCGGCGCGCTGACTCTGTCGCTGCTCTCCTGCAAGACCGAGGAGACCAAGCCGACGGCAGCAGCCCCGCCTCGGCAGGCCATGGCGCCCAAGCTGACCGCCGCACCGCCGCCTCCACCGCCGAAAATTCAGGAACCAGTCCAGCCCAAGATCGACCCGGTGGAAGCGCTGATCGCCAAGGTGGAGAAGGAATACCAGGCGGGCCTGACCAACTACAACGCCGGCCACCTCGACGCCGCCAAGGACAATTTCGACCGCGCCTTCGATCTGCTGCTCCAGTCCGGGCACGACGTGCGCGGCAATGACCGCCTGCAGCAGGAATTCGACAAGCTGGTTGAGGGCGTGAATAACCTCGAGATCGTCGCCTTGCAGGCCGGCGATGGCTTCACCGAGCAGAAAGCCGAGCCCGCGCCCATCGACGAGGCTAACGAGGTCACGTTTCCTGTCGATCCCAACATCCGCGCCAGGGCGGAAGCGGAAATGAAGGATACCCACTCCGACCTGCCGCTGGTGATCAACGACGAGGTGGCGCGCTACATCAGCTACTTCTCCAGCGGCGGGCGCGGCACACTGGAGCACGCCCTCACCCGCGCCGGCCGCTATCGCGAGATGATCCTGCGCATCCTGAGGGAAGAAGGCGTGCCGCAGGACCTGATTTACCTGGCGCAGGCCGAATCCGGCTTCCATCCGCTGGCACTGTCGCGCGCCGGGGCTCGCGGAATGTGGCAGTTCATGGCCGGGCGCGCTTCCGGGTACGGCTTGCAGCGCAACTGGTGGCTGGACGACCGCCAGGATCCGGAAAAGTCCACCCGCGCCGCGGCCCACCATTTGAAAGACCTCTACAACCAGTTTGGCGACTGGTATCTGGCCATGGCCGCCTATAATTCCGGCCCCGGCACCGTCCAGTCTGCCGTGCAGCGCACCGGCTACGCCGATTTCTGGCAGCTTTACCGCCGCGGCGTCCTGCCCAAGGAAACGCGCAATTACGTTCCCATCATTGTGGCCGTCACCATCATGGCCAAGAACCCCGCGCAGTACGGGCTTGACCACCTGACGCCGGAACCGCCGCTCAAGGCGGACAGGGTTGAGATCAACTATCCCGTGGACCTGCGCCTGGTTGCCGAGTGCGTGGACAGCAGCGTCGCCACGCTCCAGGAATTGAATCCCAGCCTGCTCCGCATGACCACGCCGAAGGATGGCTCGTTCTCCCTGGCGCTGCCGGCCGGCACGGCGGAAAAGTTCCGGCACAACATCGCCGCCATTCCCAAGGACATGCGGGTCTGGTGGCGCTATCACAAGGTCAACCGCGGCGAAACCCTGGCCGAGGTCGCCCGCCAGTACCGCACCACCTCCACCGCCATCGCCCAGGTAAACAGCCTGCGCGATAACGACCTGGAGGCCGACTCGAAATTGATCATCCCGGTCACGCCCGGAAGGCGCACCGCCAGCGGCGAGGCGCAGGTGGCATACTCCAAGCGGCCGACTTCTTATAAAGTCCGCAAAGGCGACACCGTCCTTTCCATCGCCGACGACTTCAGCGTTCCCGCGGAGAAGATTCGCAAGTGGAACCGTCTCCATGGCAATCAGGTGCGCGCCGGACAAACTCTGCGTATCTATCGACCCGTCGCCGAGCCGGCCACAGCCCGGCAAATGGCTTCGAACAAGACACCTAAGTACAAGAAGGCAAGCAGCTTACAGGCGTCCAACGGCGAGCGCTTGCTGCACCACAAGGTCAAGTCCGGAGAGACTTTGGTCAGCATCGCCAACCGATATAACACCAGCGTTGCCGCCCTCCGGCGCGACAACAAAATCTCCAGCCTCAAAGCCGGCGACGTGCTGGTCATCCGCACCCCGTGA